Proteins co-encoded in one Neodiprion lecontei isolate iyNeoLeco1 chromosome 3, iyNeoLeco1.1, whole genome shotgun sequence genomic window:
- the LOC107226099 gene encoding vacuole membrane protein 1 isoform X2: MGNRELRPYKDYLVIDMNLAELFEINRLGATMSENTSAVRRTKDTSTATNGTRQSTPAAKKSSHTSQSHLHSNQNSDLDVDPDSLTLWHHPIKTLNFFLQELLINVVSLTKNTFKYRKTVWSIIMIAGLFLLSSRVSGPQQQLFKSWEATVVWWFYWVGLGVLSSVGLGTGLHTFVLYLGPHIASVTMAAYECGGLNFPEPPYPDQIVCPSTVDPAWTASVLNIMRKVRIEAMLWGAGTALGELPPYFMARAARLSRQSDKDHDQGQDQEELRELEALEALENGEKCVSLGMRAKLAMKHFVQKAGFLGILACASIPNPLFDLAGLTCGHYLIPFWTFFGATLVGKAVVKMHIQQLAVIVAFNEELLDKVIALLAIIPVIGPKFQEPLKRYLIEQKQKLHDKSSIEGSTTISWLFDKFVMLMVCYFLVTIIHALARNHHRRRTKSSTD; encoded by the exons ATGGGTAATCGTGAACTGAGGCCATACAAAGACTATCTGGTCATTGATATGAACTTGGCTGAGCTGTTTGAA ATAAATCGGTTGGGAGCTACAATGTCGGAGAACACATCAGCCGTCAGACGTACTAAGGATACTTCAACTGCTACAAATGGTACTCGACAAAGTACACCGGCAGCAAAGAAATCCTCCCATACTTCACAATCGCATTTGCATTCCAACCAAAACAGTGATTTGGATGTAGATCCCGATAGCTTAACGCTATGGCATCATCCAATAAAAACATTGAACTTTTTTCTACAAGAATTACTTATCAATGTTGTTAGTTTAACAAAAAACACTTTCAAATATAGAAAAACAGTATGGAGTATAATAATGATCGCcggattatttttactttcgaGCAGAGTCTCTGGACCACAACAACAG CTGTTTAAATCCTGGGAGGCCACCGTCGTATGGTGGTTCTACTGGGTAGGACTAGGCGTATTATCGAGCGTTGGCCTGGGAACTGGGCTTCACACTTTTGTCTTGTACTTGGGACCTCACATAGCCTCTGTGACGATGGCAGCTTATGAATGCGGAGGGTTAAATTTTCCCGAGCCTCCTTATCCAGACCAGATCGTGTGTCCATCTACAGTAGATCCAGCATGGACGGCCAGCGTCTTGAATATCATGAGAAAAGTACGCATTGAAGCAATGCTGTGGGGTGCTGGTACAGCTTTGGGGGAATTGCCACCTTATTTTATGGCACGAGCTGCACGACTTAGTCGGCAAAGCGATAAAGATCACGACCAAGGTCAGGATCAAGAAGAGTTGAGAGAACTCGAAGCATTGGAGGCACtggaaaatggagaaaaatgtGTTTCATTGGGAATGCGTGCCAAACTAGCAATGAAACATTTTGTCCAAAAGGCTGGCTTCTTAGGAATACTTGCTTGTGCATCG ATACCAAATCCGTTGTTCGATCTTGCCGGATTAACTTGTGGACACTATCTTATTCCATTCTGGACTTTTTTTGGTGCAACACTAGTCGGAAAAGCTGTAGTAAAAATGCACATACAGCAATTAGCAGTAATTGTGGCATTCAACGAGGAACTTTTAGATAAAGTAATTGCTTTGTTAGCAATTATTCCAGTCATTGGCCCAAAGTTTCAAGAACCCTTGAAGCGGTATCTTATTGaacagaaacaaaaattgcatGACAAATCCTCTATA GAAGGATCTACAACAATTTCTTGGCTCTTTGACAAGTTCGTCATGTTGATGGTGTGCTACTTTCTCGTCACAATTATACATGCTTTGGCACGTAACCACCATCGTCGACGTACAAAGTCGTCAACTGATTAA
- the LOC107226099 gene encoding vacuole membrane protein 1 isoform X3, with product MSENTSAVRRTKDTSTATNGTRQSTPAAKKSSHTSQSHLHSNQNSDLDVDPDSLTLWHHPIKTLNFFLQELLINVVSLTKNTFKYRKTVWSIIMIAGLFLLSSRVSGPQQQLFKSWEATVVWWFYWVGLGVLSSVGLGTGLHTFVLYLGPHIASVTMAAYECGGLNFPEPPYPDQIVCPSTVDPAWTASVLNIMRKVRIEAMLWGAGTALGELPPYFMARAARLSRQSDKDHDQGQDQEELRELEALEALENGEKCVSLGMRAKLAMKHFVQKAGFLGILACASIPNPLFDLAGLTCGHYLIPFWTFFGATLVGKAVVKMHIQQLAVIVAFNEELLDKVIALLAIIPVIGPKFQEPLKRYLIEQKQKLHDKSSIEGSTTISWLFDKFVMLMVCYFLVTIIHALARNHHRRRTKSSTD from the exons ATGTCGGAGAACACATCAGCCGTCAGACGTACTAAGGATACTTCAACTGCTACAAATGGTACTCGACAAAGTACACCGGCAGCAAAGAAATCCTCCCATACTTCACAATCGCATTTGCATTCCAACCAAAACAGTGATTTGGATGTAGATCCCGATAGCTTAACGCTATGGCATCATCCAATAAAAACATTGAACTTTTTTCTACAAGAATTACTTATCAATGTTGTTAGTTTAACAAAAAACACTTTCAAATATAGAAAAACAGTATGGAGTATAATAATGATCGCcggattatttttactttcgaGCAGAGTCTCTGGACCACAACAACAG CTGTTTAAATCCTGGGAGGCCACCGTCGTATGGTGGTTCTACTGGGTAGGACTAGGCGTATTATCGAGCGTTGGCCTGGGAACTGGGCTTCACACTTTTGTCTTGTACTTGGGACCTCACATAGCCTCTGTGACGATGGCAGCTTATGAATGCGGAGGGTTAAATTTTCCCGAGCCTCCTTATCCAGACCAGATCGTGTGTCCATCTACAGTAGATCCAGCATGGACGGCCAGCGTCTTGAATATCATGAGAAAAGTACGCATTGAAGCAATGCTGTGGGGTGCTGGTACAGCTTTGGGGGAATTGCCACCTTATTTTATGGCACGAGCTGCACGACTTAGTCGGCAAAGCGATAAAGATCACGACCAAGGTCAGGATCAAGAAGAGTTGAGAGAACTCGAAGCATTGGAGGCACtggaaaatggagaaaaatgtGTTTCATTGGGAATGCGTGCCAAACTAGCAATGAAACATTTTGTCCAAAAGGCTGGCTTCTTAGGAATACTTGCTTGTGCATCG ATACCAAATCCGTTGTTCGATCTTGCCGGATTAACTTGTGGACACTATCTTATTCCATTCTGGACTTTTTTTGGTGCAACACTAGTCGGAAAAGCTGTAGTAAAAATGCACATACAGCAATTAGCAGTAATTGTGGCATTCAACGAGGAACTTTTAGATAAAGTAATTGCTTTGTTAGCAATTATTCCAGTCATTGGCCCAAAGTTTCAAGAACCCTTGAAGCGGTATCTTATTGaacagaaacaaaaattgcatGACAAATCCTCTATA GAAGGATCTACAACAATTTCTTGGCTCTTTGACAAGTTCGTCATGTTGATGGTGTGCTACTTTCTCGTCACAATTATACATGCTTTGGCACGTAACCACCATCGTCGACGTACAAAGTCGTCAACTGATTAA
- the LOC107226102 gene encoding NADH-ubiquinone oxidoreductase subunit 8, which produces MATVQIFRQTGKQLLGAARCAVATSPSIRNKYYIVTPPEESMEWNDVTDRAVNNMFLLEIFRGMGITFSYLLREPATINYPFEKGPLSPRFRGEHALRRYPSGEERCIACKLCEAICPAQAITIEAEERPDGSRRTTRYDIDMTKCIYCGFCQEACPVDAIVEGPNFEFSTETHEEMLYNKEKLLNNGDKWESEIAANIQADHLYR; this is translated from the exons ATGGCGACCGTGCAGATCTTTCGACAGActg GTAAGCAGCTTCTGGGTGCAGCTCGCTGTGCAGTTGCTACCAGTCCTTCGATTCGGAACAAGTACTACATTGTTACTCCACCAGAGGAGTCGATGGAATGGAATGATGTTACGGATCGCGCAGTGAACAATATGTTCCTCTTAGAAATCTTTCGAGGAATGGGAATCACTTTTTCTTATTTGCTAAGAGAACCAGCTACTATAAATTATCCTTTTGAAAAGGGACCTTTAAGCCCTAGATTCAGAGGAGAGCACGCGCTAAGAAG GTACCCATCAGGCGAAGAAAGATGTATCGCATGTAAACTATGTGAGGCTATTTGTCCAGCTCAGGCAATTACAATTGAGGCAGAGGAAAGGCCAGACGGTTCTAGACGCACAACTCGTTATGACATAGATATGACCAAGTGCATTTATTGCGGGTTCTGCCAGGAAGCTTGTCCTGTTGATGCCATCGTGGAG GGACCTAACTTCGAGTTCTCCACTGAAACTCACGAAGAAATGTTATATAATAAAGAGAAGCTACTCAACAATGGAGATAAATGGGAATCTGAAATAGCTGCAAATATTCAAGCAGATCACCTTTATCGCTGA